The following proteins come from a genomic window of Gottfriedia acidiceleris:
- a CDS encoding shikimate kinase → MESIYLVGFMGCGKTTVGKELAKRANKKFIDLDEEIVFQTGKSIPELFNEFGESGFRDIETKVLKNLPSKKMIASTGGGIILRDENIEYMKETGKIIYLETPIEIIYERIHLDSNRPNAVNRTIEELTELFKKRESQYKKADYEVSTTNLTPIEIALGIIDCLNYSKGGDSRNR, encoded by the coding sequence ATGGAATCAATTTATTTAGTAGGATTTATGGGGTGTGGTAAGACGACTGTTGGAAAGGAATTGGCTAAAAGAGCAAACAAAAAATTTATTGATTTAGACGAGGAAATTGTTTTTCAAACAGGCAAAAGCATACCGGAATTGTTTAATGAGTTTGGTGAAAGCGGTTTTCGCGATATAGAAACAAAAGTATTAAAAAATTTACCATCAAAAAAAATGATCGCTTCAACAGGTGGTGGAATCATTCTTCGTGATGAAAACATTGAATATATGAAAGAAACTGGCAAAATAATTTATCTTGAAACTCCAATTGAAATAATATACGAAAGAATCCATTTGGATTCTAACCGACCAAATGCTGTAAATCGAACGATTGAAGAACTAACTGAACTGTTTAAAAAGAGAGAATCACAATATAAAAAAGCAGATTATGAAGTTTCAACGACTAATTTAACACCAATTGAAATTGCGTTG
- the comGD gene encoding competence type IV pilus minor pilin ComGD codes for MTKQLALYQYLKKRLDNSFGFTFVEMLLVLSIMILLLILPINQVRKIEDEQKLTLFIQMLQNDIFLAQRNAIIKQIPTRIIFYQNKYEMEDNLLNPPVVIRNYDKSISITNLTLKPPLRFNSDGNISSSGTISIKYKEAEYIVTFYLGSGRFKYDRK; via the coding sequence ATGACAAAGCAACTGGCTCTGTATCAATACCTTAAAAAAAGGTTGGATAATTCGTTTGGTTTTACATTTGTTGAGATGTTATTAGTCCTTTCAATAATGATATTGCTATTAATTTTACCGATTAATCAAGTTAGGAAGATTGAAGATGAACAAAAGTTAACATTATTTATTCAAATGCTTCAAAATGATATTTTTCTTGCACAAAGGAATGCAATAATAAAACAAATTCCTACTAGGATCATCTTTTATCAAAATAAATATGAAATGGAAGATAATTTACTAAATCCCCCTGTAGTCATTCGGAATTATGACAAATCAATTAGTATAACAAACCTTACTTTAAAACCTCCGTTAAGATTTAACTCCGACGGTAATATCTCAAGCTCTGGAACGATTTCAATTAAATATAAAGAAGCTGAATATATCGTTACATTTTATTTAGGAAGTGGTCGATTTAAATATGATCGGAAATGA
- the comGF gene encoding competence type IV pilus minor pilin ComGF yields MKKLLNEKGFTLLETLFSLVLFLMIISISTSSIKSFVKRNYSYESVNRLELDNFIKEVQKEANKSISFTVHSDLLLFEEFNQVTISYRKYATIIRRQRLGLGHEIVLQNIRDIKFKLISERQILVKVIDLNGVIYEKTIRMFIN; encoded by the coding sequence GTGAAGAAATTACTGAATGAAAAAGGATTCACTTTACTAGAAACACTTTTTTCACTTGTTTTATTTTTAATGATTATTTCTATATCGACTTCAAGTATAAAAAGTTTTGTTAAGCGAAATTACAGTTATGAATCGGTAAATAGGTTAGAATTAGATAATTTTATAAAAGAAGTTCAAAAAGAGGCAAACAAAAGTATAAGTTTTACAGTTCATTCTGACCTTCTTCTTTTTGAAGAGTTTAATCAAGTTACGATTAGTTATCGAAAATATGCAACAATAATTCGACGTCAAAGGCTTGGATTAGGACATGAAATTGTACTTCAGAATATAAGGGATATAAAGTTTAAACTAATAAGCGAAAGGCAAATCCTAGTAAAAGTAATCGATTTAAATGGTGTGATTTATGAAAAAACTATTCGGATGTTTATCAATTAA